Proteins encoded in a region of the Pseudomonas denitrificans (nom. rej.) genome:
- a CDS encoding YecA family protein translates to MSFADQLSRLQAFLDADDLHEEALDYVAAHGYLTALAICPEEVPEREWIDALFAEPPHYRSEEERSEIESTLVQLKAHIIRQMAGDEELELPCEPYLGDEPDDSDIRGWCIGFMEGVFLREAIWFEQAEEEVSELLLPIMVGSGLFDEQPEFDEIASDRGLVDDMVAQIPELLTNLFLLCQAPEEKPALLKPRTH, encoded by the coding sequence ATGTCCTTCGCCGACCAATTGTCCCGCCTGCAAGCCTTTCTCGATGCCGATGACCTGCACGAGGAAGCCTTGGACTACGTGGCGGCACACGGCTACCTGACCGCCCTGGCGATCTGCCCGGAGGAAGTGCCGGAGCGCGAGTGGATCGACGCCCTGTTCGCCGAGCCGCCGCACTACCGCAGCGAGGAAGAGCGCAGCGAGATCGAATCCACCCTGGTCCAGCTGAAGGCGCACATCATCCGCCAGATGGCCGGTGACGAGGAACTGGAGCTGCCCTGCGAGCCCTACCTGGGCGACGAGCCGGACGACTCCGACATCCGCGGCTGGTGCATCGGCTTCATGGAAGGCGTGTTCCTGCGCGAGGCCATCTGGTTCGAGCAGGCCGAGGAAGAAGTCAGCGAGCTGCTGCTGCCGATCATGGTCGGTTCCGGCCTGTTCGACGAACAGCCCGAGTTCGACGAGATCGCCAGCGACCGCGGGCTGGTGGACGACATGGTCGCGCAGATCCCGGAGCTGCTGACCAACCTGTTCCTGCTGTGCCAGGCGCCGGAAGAGAAGCCGGCGCTGCTGAAGCCGCGCACTCACTGA
- a CDS encoding YbaN family protein encodes MPREIRQSRHAWVRYCLLGVGWLSVALGVIGIFLPVLPTTPFLLLAAACFMRSSQRFYDWLVNHPKLGPWIRDYLDGEGIPLKGKVYAIGLMWCSILISGFVVQRPWAWAFMLTSATLVSIYLIRTKTRRLD; translated from the coding sequence ATGCCTCGAGAAATCCGCCAGAGCCGCCACGCCTGGGTTCGCTACTGCCTGCTCGGCGTCGGCTGGCTCAGCGTGGCCCTGGGCGTGATCGGCATCTTCCTGCCGGTCCTGCCCACCACACCCTTCCTCCTGCTCGCCGCCGCCTGCTTCATGCGCAGCTCCCAGCGCTTCTACGACTGGCTGGTGAACCACCCCAAGCTCGGCCCGTGGATTCGCGACTACCTGGACGGTGAAGGTATCCCGCTCAAGGGCAAGGTCTACGCCATCGGCCTGATGTGGTGCAGCATCCTGATCTCCGGCTTCGTGGTGCAACGCCCCTGGGCCTGGGCGTTCATGCTGACCAGTGCGACGCTGGTGAGCATCTACCTGATCCGCACCAAGACCCGGCGCCTAGACTGA
- a CDS encoding heavy metal response regulator transcription factor, translating to MRVLIVEDESKTADYLQRGLSEQGFTVDVASNGIDGRHLALNGEYDVIVLDVMLPGIDGYGVLRALREQRQTPVIMLTARERVEDRVRGLREGADDYLIKPFSFLELVARLQALTRRGAHLESATQMRIADLAIDLVSRRVQRGGTRLELTAKEYSLLCVLAQRSGEILSKTAIAELVWDINFDTDTNVVEVAIKRLRAKLDGPFDTKLLHTIRGMGYVLESRTTQEREA from the coding sequence ATGCGCGTACTGATTGTCGAAGACGAGAGCAAGACCGCCGACTACCTGCAACGCGGGCTGAGCGAGCAGGGCTTCACCGTGGACGTCGCCAGCAACGGCATCGACGGCCGGCACCTGGCGCTCAATGGCGAATACGACGTCATCGTCCTCGACGTGATGCTCCCCGGCATCGACGGCTACGGCGTGCTGCGCGCCCTGCGCGAGCAGCGGCAGACGCCGGTGATCATGCTCACCGCCCGCGAGCGGGTGGAAGACCGCGTGCGCGGCCTGCGCGAGGGCGCCGACGATTACCTGATCAAGCCGTTCTCCTTCCTTGAACTGGTGGCGCGCCTGCAGGCCCTGACCCGCCGTGGCGCACACCTGGAAAGCGCGACGCAGATGCGCATTGCCGACCTCGCCATCGACCTGGTCAGCCGCCGTGTGCAGCGCGGCGGCACGCGCCTGGAGCTGACCGCCAAGGAGTATTCGCTGCTCTGCGTGCTGGCCCAGCGCAGTGGTGAAATCCTTTCCAAGACGGCCATCGCCGAGCTGGTCTGGGACATCAATTTCGACACCGACACCAACGTCGTCGAGGTCGCCATCAAGCGCCTGCGCGCCAAGCTCGACGGCCCCTTCGACACCAAGCTGCTGCATACCATCCGGGGCATGGGCTACGTGCTGGAAAGCCGCACCACCCAGGAGCGCGAGGCATGA
- the recQ gene encoding DNA helicase RecQ, which produces MLDQALRILKDVFGYDAFRGNQARIIERVAGGGDALVLMPTGGGKSLCFQVPALLREGLTVVVSPLIALMEDQVATLDELGVPVAALNSSLSPEAQREIADRLQRGEIKLLYLAPERLVQPRMLAFLQRLEIGLFAIDEAHCVSQWGHDFRPEYLQLGQLAELFPHVPRIALTATADMRTREEMIQRLHLQDAEQFLSSFDRPNIFYRIVPKEQPRKQLLGFLSERRGDAGIVYCMSRKKVEEVAEFLSNQGFPALPYHAGLSNDLRGYHQKRFLNEEGLIMVATVAFGMGIDKPNVRFVAHLDLPKSLEAYYQETGRAGRDSLPADAWMAYGLQDVLLLRQMMQNSEGDERHKRVERHKLEAMLALCEETRCRRQALLAYFDEVMPNPCGHCDICVDGVETWDATEPARQALSAIYRSGQRYGVGHLVDVLLGKDTEKVRSVGHQHLAVFGIGKSRGEDEWRTLFRQLVARGFADVDVDGFNGLRLTEACRPLLRGEETLALRRDPKPQRSKSSSSGGASPASQLVRQEEREMWEALRTLRRKLAEEHSVPPYVIFPDATLLEMLRSQPTTLSAMAQVSGVGARKLERYGQAFLDVLTESDKAPDTPAPVTDLRHELVTLARAGMTPAQIARQLDCSEKNVYSLLAEAIGRQQLTLEQALDLPEELLGEVQDAFLDEDGELPPVSAIAELFEGRVPLGVLHCVRAALQAELEV; this is translated from the coding sequence ATGCTCGATCAGGCCCTGCGCATCCTCAAAGACGTTTTCGGTTACGACGCCTTCCGCGGCAATCAGGCGCGGATCATCGAGCGCGTGGCCGGCGGCGGCGATGCCCTGGTGCTGATGCCCACCGGCGGCGGCAAGTCGCTGTGCTTCCAGGTTCCGGCGCTGCTGCGCGAGGGCCTGACGGTGGTGGTTTCGCCGCTGATCGCGCTGATGGAGGACCAGGTCGCCACGCTGGACGAACTGGGTGTGCCGGTGGCGGCGCTGAACTCCTCGCTGAGCCCCGAGGCCCAGCGCGAGATCGCCGACCGCCTGCAGCGCGGCGAGATCAAGCTGCTCTACCTCGCCCCGGAACGCCTGGTGCAGCCGCGCATGCTGGCCTTCCTGCAGCGCCTGGAAATCGGCCTGTTCGCCATCGACGAGGCCCACTGCGTGTCGCAGTGGGGCCACGACTTCCGTCCCGAATACCTGCAACTGGGCCAGCTCGCCGAGCTGTTCCCGCATGTGCCGCGCATCGCCCTGACCGCCACGGCGGACATGCGTACCCGCGAGGAGATGATCCAGCGCCTGCACCTGCAGGACGCCGAGCAGTTCCTCTCCAGCTTCGACCGGCCGAACATCTTCTACCGCATCGTGCCCAAGGAGCAGCCGCGCAAGCAGCTGCTGGGCTTCCTGAGCGAGCGGCGCGGCGACGCGGGCATCGTCTACTGCATGTCGCGCAAGAAGGTCGAGGAGGTCGCCGAGTTCCTCTCCAACCAGGGCTTCCCGGCGCTGCCTTACCACGCCGGGCTGTCCAACGACCTGCGCGGCTATCACCAGAAGCGCTTCCTCAACGAGGAAGGGCTGATCATGGTCGCCACCGTCGCCTTCGGCATGGGCATCGACAAACCCAACGTGCGCTTCGTCGCGCACCTGGACCTGCCCAAGAGCCTGGAGGCGTACTACCAGGAAACCGGCCGCGCCGGCCGCGACAGCCTGCCCGCCGACGCCTGGATGGCCTACGGCCTGCAGGACGTGTTGCTGCTGCGGCAGATGATGCAGAACTCCGAGGGCGACGAGCGCCACAAGCGCGTCGAACGGCACAAGCTCGAAGCCATGCTGGCGCTGTGCGAAGAAACCCGCTGCCGCCGCCAGGCGCTGCTGGCCTACTTCGACGAAGTGATGCCCAACCCCTGCGGCCACTGCGACATCTGCGTCGATGGCGTGGAAACCTGGGACGCCACCGAGCCCGCGCGCCAGGCCCTGTCGGCCATCTACCGCAGCGGCCAGCGCTACGGCGTCGGCCACCTGGTGGACGTGCTGCTGGGCAAGGACACCGAAAAAGTGCGCAGCGTAGGGCACCAGCACCTGGCGGTGTTCGGTATCGGTAAATCCCGTGGCGAGGACGAGTGGCGCACGCTGTTCCGCCAACTGGTCGCCCGTGGTTTCGCCGACGTGGATGTCGACGGCTTCAACGGCCTGCGCCTGACCGAGGCCTGCCGTCCGCTGCTGCGCGGCGAGGAGACGTTGGCCCTGCGCCGCGATCCGAAGCCGCAGCGCAGCAAGTCTTCCTCCTCCGGTGGCGCCAGCCCGGCCAGCCAGCTGGTGCGCCAGGAGGAGCGCGAGATGTGGGAAGCCTTGCGCACCCTGCGGCGCAAGCTGGCGGAGGAGCACTCGGTGCCGCCCTACGTTATCTTCCCCGATGCGACCCTGCTGGAAATGCTCCGCAGCCAGCCCACCACGCTGTCCGCCATGGCCCAGGTCAGCGGCGTCGGCGCGCGCAAGCTGGAGCGCTACGGCCAGGCCTTCCTCGATGTCCTCACCGAGTCGGACAAGGCGCCGGATACCCCCGCACCGGTCACCGACCTGCGCCACGAACTGGTGACACTGGCCCGCGCCGGCATGACCCCCGCGCAGATCGCCCGCCAGCTCGATTGCAGCGAGAAGAACGTCTACAGCCTGCTGGCCGAGGCCATCGGCCGCCAGCAGTTGACCCTGGAACAGGCACTGGACCTGCCCGAGGAACTGCTCGGCGAAGTCCAGGATGCCTTCCTCGACGAGGACGGCGAACTGCCGCCGGTGAGCGCCATCGCCGAGCTGTTCGAAGGCCGCGTGCCTCTGGGTGTCCTGCACTGCGTGCGTGCCGCCCTGCAGGCCGAGCTGGAAGTCTGA
- a CDS encoding multidrug efflux RND transporter permease subunit: MSVRAGMSGWCVRHPIATCLLTIASLLLGLLAFFRLGVAPLPQVDFPTIQVQALLPGGSPETMASSVATPLEVQFSAIPGITQMLSTSALGSTTLTLQFDLEKNIDVAAQEVTAAINAAAGRLPADMPNLPTWRKINPADSPIMIVRVNSELMPLIELSDLAEVLLSRQLSQISGVGQIFVVGQQRPAIRIQAQPEKLAAYRLTLADLRQSLQSASINQAKGALFGDGRVSTLAANDQLFSPGEYGDLVVAYRAGAPVFLRDLAKVVKAPEDDYVQAWPDGRPGVALVILRQPGANIVETSDAIQAELPRLREMLPAGVEVEVLNDRTRTIRASLHEVELTLLLTMGLVVLVMGLFLRQLSATLIVATVLAVSLSASFAAMYLLGFTLNNLTLVALIIAVGFIVDDAIVVVENIHRHLEQGKDRVQAALAGASEISFTVVSISFSLIAAFIPLLFMGGIVGRLFREFAVSVTAAILISVVASLTIAPMLASRFMGAPKHGHDDAGIAGWLLARYAKGLDWSLHHQRTVLAGFVVCVAIAVGGYVGIPKGFFPSQDTAFVFGTTQAAEDISYADMAEKHKQLADIVAADPAVQSYNHAIGITGGSQSLANGRFWIVLKDRGDRDVSVDEFINRIRPKLAKVPGIVLYLRSAQDINLATGPVRTQYQYALRSNDSAALAQWADRLTQRLKEEGGLQDVSNDLQMGASVTSLEIDRVAAARFGLSAEDVSQTLYDAFGQRQVGEFQTEVNQYKVILELDSRQRGRAESLAWFHLRSPLTGEMVPLAAVARVTPAKSGPLQINHNGMFPAVTLSFNLSPGVALGDAVNLVQRAQAEIGMPSSISGEFQGAAAAFQSSLASQPLLILAALFAVYVILGVLYESFVHPLTILSTLPSAGIGAVFLLWGWGLEFSVMALIGLVLLIGIVKKNGILMVDFALAAQRQRGLSPYDAIREACLARFRPIMMTTLAALLGAIPLMIGFGTGSELRQPLGVVVVGGLVFSQALTLFSTPVVYLALDRLFHRQQPAPAALGGAV; encoded by the coding sequence GTGAGCGTGCGCGCCGGCATGTCCGGCTGGTGCGTGCGCCACCCCATCGCCACCTGCCTGCTGACCATCGCCTCGCTGCTGCTCGGCCTGCTGGCGTTCTTCCGTCTTGGCGTAGCGCCACTGCCGCAGGTGGATTTCCCCACCATCCAGGTGCAGGCGCTGCTCCCCGGCGGCAGTCCGGAGACCATGGCGTCCTCGGTGGCGACCCCGCTGGAGGTGCAGTTCAGCGCCATCCCCGGCATCACCCAGATGCTCTCCACCAGCGCCCTGGGCTCGACCACCCTGACGCTGCAGTTCGACCTGGAAAAGAACATCGACGTCGCCGCCCAGGAGGTCACCGCCGCGATCAACGCCGCCGCCGGGCGCCTGCCGGCAGACATGCCGAACCTGCCGACCTGGCGCAAGATCAACCCGGCGGACAGCCCGATCATGATCGTCCGGGTGAATTCCGAGCTGATGCCGCTGATCGAGCTCAGTGACCTTGCCGAAGTGCTGCTGTCACGCCAGCTCAGCCAGATCAGCGGGGTCGGGCAGATCTTCGTGGTCGGTCAGCAGCGCCCGGCGATCCGCATCCAGGCGCAGCCGGAGAAGCTTGCCGCCTACCGCCTGACCCTGGCCGACCTGCGCCAATCGCTGCAGTCGGCGAGCATCAACCAGGCCAAGGGTGCGCTGTTCGGCGACGGCCGCGTGTCCACCCTGGCGGCCAATGACCAGCTCTTCAGCCCCGGCGAGTACGGCGACCTCGTGGTTGCCTACCGCGCCGGTGCACCGGTGTTCCTGCGCGATCTGGCGAAGGTGGTGAAGGCGCCGGAAGACGATTACGTGCAGGCTTGGCCGGATGGCCGCCCCGGCGTGGCGCTGGTGATCCTGCGCCAGCCCGGCGCGAACATCGTCGAGACCTCCGATGCCATCCAGGCCGAGCTGCCACGCCTGCGCGAAATGCTGCCGGCGGGCGTCGAAGTGGAAGTGCTCAACGACCGCACCCGCACCATCCGCGCCTCGCTGCATGAAGTGGAGCTGACCCTGCTGCTGACCATGGGGTTGGTGGTGCTGGTGATGGGACTGTTCCTGCGCCAGCTGTCGGCGACCCTGATCGTCGCCACGGTGCTCGCGGTGTCGCTCAGTGCGAGCTTTGCGGCGATGTACCTGCTGGGCTTCACCCTGAACAACCTGACGCTGGTGGCGCTGATCATCGCCGTGGGTTTCATCGTCGACGACGCCATCGTGGTGGTGGAGAACATCCACCGCCACCTCGAGCAGGGCAAGGACCGGGTACAGGCGGCACTGGCCGGCGCCTCGGAGATCAGCTTCACGGTGGTCTCCATCAGCTTCTCGCTGATCGCCGCGTTCATCCCGCTGCTGTTCATGGGCGGCATCGTCGGGCGGCTGTTCCGCGAGTTCGCCGTCAGCGTCACGGCGGCCATCCTGATTTCGGTGGTCGCTTCGCTGACCATCGCGCCGATGCTGGCCTCGCGTTTCATGGGCGCGCCGAAGCATGGACATGATGACGCAGGCATCGCCGGCTGGCTGCTGGCACGCTACGCCAAGGGGCTGGACTGGTCGCTGCATCACCAGCGCACGGTGCTGGCCGGCTTCGTGGTCTGCGTGGCCATCGCGGTGGGCGGCTACGTCGGCATTCCCAAGGGCTTCTTCCCGTCCCAGGACACCGCCTTTGTCTTCGGCACCACCCAGGCCGCCGAAGACATCTCCTATGCCGACATGGCCGAGAAGCACAAGCAGCTCGCCGACATCGTTGCGGCCGACCCGGCGGTACAGAGCTACAACCACGCCATCGGCATCACCGGCGGCAGCCAGAGCCTGGCCAACGGGCGCTTCTGGATCGTGCTCAAGGACCGTGGCGACCGCGACGTCTCAGTGGACGAGTTCATCAACCGCATCCGGCCCAAGCTGGCCAAGGTGCCGGGCATCGTCCTCTACCTGCGTTCGGCGCAGGACATCAACCTCGCCACCGGGCCGGTGCGTACCCAGTACCAGTACGCCCTGCGCAGCAACGACAGCGCGGCGCTGGCGCAGTGGGCGGATCGCCTGACCCAGCGGTTGAAGGAGGAGGGCGGCCTGCAGGATGTGTCCAACGACCTGCAGATGGGCGCCAGCGTCACCTCGCTCGAGATCGACCGGGTGGCGGCGGCACGCTTCGGGCTGTCCGCCGAGGACGTCAGCCAGACCCTCTACGACGCTTTCGGCCAGCGCCAGGTCGGCGAATTCCAGACCGAGGTCAACCAGTACAAGGTGATCCTCGAACTGGATTCGCGCCAGCGCGGCCGCGCGGAAAGCCTGGCGTGGTTCCACCTGCGCTCGCCGCTGACCGGCGAGATGGTGCCGCTGGCGGCGGTGGCGCGGGTCACGCCGGCCAAGTCGGGGCCGCTGCAGATCAACCACAACGGCATGTTCCCGGCCGTCACGCTGTCCTTCAACCTGTCGCCGGGCGTGGCCCTGGGCGACGCCGTGAACCTGGTGCAGCGGGCGCAGGCGGAGATCGGCATGCCGTCGAGCATCAGCGGCGAATTCCAGGGCGCCGCAGCAGCCTTCCAGAGTTCACTGGCGAGCCAGCCGCTGCTGATCCTTGCGGCGCTGTTCGCGGTCTACGTGATCCTCGGCGTGCTCTACGAGAGCTTCGTGCACCCGCTGACCATCCTCTCCACCTTGCCTTCGGCCGGCATCGGCGCGGTGTTCCTGCTCTGGGGCTGGGGCCTGGAGTTCTCGGTGATGGCGCTGATCGGCCTGGTGCTGCTGATCGGCATCGTCAAGAAGAACGGCATCCTGATGGTCGACTTCGCCCTGGCCGCGCAACGCCAGCGCGGGCTGTCGCCCTATGACGCGATCCGCGAGGCGTGCCTGGCGCGCTTCCGGCCGATCATGATGACCACCCTGGCCGCGCTGCTGGGGGCGATCCCCCTGATGATCGGCTTCGGCACCGGCTCGGAACTGCGCCAGCCGCTGGGCGTGGTGGTGGTCGGCGGGCTGGTCTTCAGCCAGGCGCTGACCCTGTTCAGCACACCGGTGGTGTACCTGGCGCTGGACCGGCTGTTCCATCGCCAGCAACCGGCACCGGCCGCGCTGGGAGGTGCGGTATGA
- a CDS encoding heavy metal sensor histidine kinase, producing MRGLSLSTRLAGMFAGAALGIFLLIGSALYCVLDGQIERLQRSELDTRFNMVARMLDKPDLAERWPHMQLKLNTLSQEYQLIRFWIDSDDSRFRYGQPNDAVRRMLGSGNGYAELELPGHDSPLSARVGVLPASGSRPALVLLAAIDSVAFQHARHATLITLFVLSALGIALATLCGHWIARVGLRPVRELSAEARQISPKQLSQRLRLEGLPTELSALAGAFNEALDRLEQAYLRLESFNADVAHELRTPLANLIGQSQVALSRERSAQDYEEVLQSNLEELERLRAIVNDMLFLARVDQGGLAAERVETSLAAEVATTVDFLEVIFDEQGVQVNLRGDARACVERALFQRAVTNLLYNAAQHTAPGGRIEVRLSGERGAALVEVSNPGEPINAEQRARLFERFYRADLARANSQSSHGLGLSIVKAVASMHGGSVFVRSEGGINTFGFTVDAVGPVVAPLQEEGGQVPQLTPRSV from the coding sequence ATGAGGGGGCTGTCGCTGTCCACGCGCCTGGCCGGCATGTTCGCCGGCGCCGCGCTGGGTATCTTCCTGCTGATCGGCTCGGCCCTCTACTGCGTGCTGGACGGGCAGATCGAGCGCCTGCAGCGCTCGGAACTGGACACCCGCTTCAACATGGTCGCGCGCATGCTCGACAAGCCCGACCTGGCCGAGCGCTGGCCGCACATGCAGCTCAAGCTCAACACCCTGAGCCAGGAGTACCAGCTGATCCGCTTCTGGATCGACAGCGACGACTCGCGCTTCCGCTACGGCCAGCCCAACGACGCGGTACGGCGGATGCTCGGGAGCGGCAACGGCTACGCCGAACTGGAACTGCCCGGCCACGATTCGCCGCTCAGCGCCCGCGTCGGCGTGCTGCCGGCCAGCGGCTCGCGCCCGGCGCTGGTGTTGCTCGCGGCGATCGACAGCGTGGCCTTCCAGCACGCCCGCCACGCCACACTGATCACCCTGTTCGTGCTGTCCGCCCTGGGCATCGCCCTGGCGACGCTGTGCGGGCACTGGATTGCCCGGGTCGGCCTGCGGCCGGTGCGCGAACTCTCCGCCGAGGCGCGGCAGATCAGCCCGAAGCAATTGTCCCAGCGCCTGCGCCTGGAGGGCTTGCCGACGGAATTGTCTGCGCTGGCGGGGGCCTTCAACGAGGCGCTGGATCGGCTGGAGCAGGCCTACCTGCGCCTGGAGTCGTTCAACGCCGACGTTGCCCACGAACTGCGCACGCCGCTGGCCAACCTGATCGGCCAGAGCCAGGTGGCGTTGTCTCGCGAGCGCAGCGCGCAGGATTACGAAGAGGTGCTGCAGTCCAACCTGGAGGAACTGGAGCGCCTGCGCGCCATCGTCAACGACATGCTGTTCCTCGCTCGCGTCGATCAGGGTGGGCTGGCGGCCGAGCGGGTAGAAACCTCGCTGGCGGCTGAGGTGGCGACGACCGTGGATTTCCTCGAGGTGATCTTCGACGAGCAGGGCGTGCAGGTGAACCTTCGTGGCGATGCCCGTGCCTGTGTCGAGCGGGCGCTGTTCCAGCGTGCGGTGACCAACCTGCTGTACAACGCAGCCCAGCACACCGCACCGGGCGGTCGTATCGAGGTGCGCCTGAGTGGCGAGCGCGGCGCCGCGCTGGTGGAAGTCAGCAACCCCGGCGAGCCGATCAACGCCGAACAGCGCGCGCGCCTGTTCGAGCGCTTCTACCGCGCCGACCTGGCCCGCGCCAACAGCCAGAGCAGCCACGGGCTGGGGCTGTCCATCGTCAAGGCGGTGGCGAGCATGCATGGTGGTTCGGTGTTCGTGCGCAGCGAGGGGGGCATCAACACCTTTGGCTTTACCGTGGATGCGGTGGGGCCGGTGGTGGCGCCCCTGCAGGAAGAGGGCGGCCAGGTGCCGCAGCTGACTCCGCGATCAGTCTAG
- a CDS encoding efflux RND transporter periplasmic adaptor subunit, giving the protein MQGQRRVWLAAGLLGVTALGAGIWGFAGRHEAPQAAAQPAGVPVTLARVAREDLTQNLDGVGTVTSLHSVLVRPQVEGQLTALLVEEGQMVKEGELLATIDDRAINAALEQAEATRQSNQAQLRIVEQDLARYQTLSQRGSISRQTLEQTEAEAARLRATLRGNQATIDAERVRLSYTRITSPVAGRVGIRNVDVGNLLRTNDSSGLFTVTQMSPISVVFALPQESLPQLQPLMKDDSPVVARSRDGGQLLGEGHLRSIDNQVASSTGTIRVRAVFDNKDGQLWPGQFVAIDLQSGVLRNGLVLDSRAVRRGLDGAFVFRIEDGKAQKVPVRIVQEVDGRTLVEGLAADDEVVLDGHSRLTPGARVDVQGDVQTLARRSEP; this is encoded by the coding sequence ATGCAGGGGCAACGGCGGGTTTGGCTGGCGGCAGGGTTGCTGGGGGTGACGGCGCTGGGAGCGGGCATCTGGGGCTTTGCCGGCCGGCACGAGGCGCCGCAGGCGGCGGCCCAGCCAGCCGGCGTGCCGGTGACCCTGGCGCGCGTGGCCCGCGAGGACCTGACGCAGAACCTCGATGGCGTCGGTACAGTCACCTCGCTGCACAGCGTGCTGGTGCGCCCGCAGGTCGAAGGCCAGCTCACCGCGTTGCTGGTGGAAGAGGGGCAGATGGTCAAGGAAGGCGAACTGCTGGCGACCATCGACGACCGCGCCATCAACGCCGCGCTGGAGCAGGCCGAGGCGACCAGGCAAAGCAATCAGGCGCAGCTGCGCATCGTCGAGCAGGACCTGGCGCGCTACCAGACGCTGAGCCAGCGCGGCTCGATTTCCCGCCAGACCCTGGAGCAGACCGAAGCCGAGGCAGCGCGCCTGCGTGCGACCCTGCGCGGCAACCAGGCCACCATCGACGCCGAGCGCGTGCGCCTGTCCTACACCCGCATCACCTCGCCGGTCGCCGGCCGCGTCGGCATCCGCAACGTCGACGTCGGCAACCTGCTGCGCACCAATGACAGCAGCGGCCTGTTCACCGTCACCCAGATGTCGCCGATCTCGGTGGTCTTCGCCCTGCCGCAGGAAAGCCTGCCGCAACTGCAACCGCTGATGAAGGATGACTCCCCGGTGGTCGCGCGCAGCCGCGATGGCGGCCAGCTGCTCGGCGAGGGCCACCTGCGCAGCATCGACAACCAGGTCGCCAGCAGCACCGGGACCATCCGCGTGCGCGCGGTCTTCGACAACAAGGACGGCCAGCTCTGGCCGGGGCAGTTCGTCGCCATCGACCTGCAGTCCGGCGTGCTGCGCAACGGCCTGGTGCTGGACAGCCGTGCCGTGCGCCGTGGTCTGGACGGTGCCTTCGTGTTCCGCATCGAGGACGGCAAGGCGCAGAAGGTGCCGGTGCGCATCGTCCAGGAAGTGGATGGCCGCACGCTGGTCGAGGGCCTCGCGGCGGACGATGAAGTGGTGCTCGACGGCCACTCGCGCTTGACCCCCGGCGCCCGCGTGGACGTGCAGGGCGACGTGCAGACCCTGGCCCGCCGGAGCGAGCCGTGA